A portion of the Anoxybacillus gonensis genome contains these proteins:
- a CDS encoding LysR family transcriptional regulator, producing the protein MYEQLKTFITLAEVKNFTKTAEILHLSQPSVSLHIKNLEKEFQTKLFIRSPKELQMTPTGELLYDRAKKMITLYEQTKQDILEHHDCVKGTLKIGASFTIGEYVLPTFLCALQNDYPELQLEVIIGNTKEIVELVRTYQTHIGLIEGQTNEKELVVYPFMQDELVIVASNDHPLAHKQEVSINDLQNQLWITRELGSGTREYFNHFIRSNGLKVKSLIIISSNQGIKETLMHGNGLALLSRHVIEQELNHKNLSIVYVKHSPFYRTFSYLYSPTMKNNKLVHLLIDLLQQKRM; encoded by the coding sequence ATGTACGAACAATTAAAAACATTTATTACATTAGCTGAGGTGAAAAATTTCACAAAAACAGCAGAAATTCTTCATTTATCTCAACCAAGTGTAAGCTTGCACATTAAAAATTTAGAAAAAGAGTTTCAAACAAAACTATTTATTCGTTCACCAAAAGAGCTACAAATGACGCCAACGGGAGAATTGCTTTATGATCGAGCAAAAAAAATGATCACGTTATACGAACAAACGAAACAAGATATTTTGGAACATCACGACTGTGTGAAAGGAACATTAAAAATTGGGGCTAGTTTTACGATCGGGGAATACGTGCTACCTACCTTTTTATGCGCCTTACAAAACGATTATCCAGAATTACAATTGGAAGTGATCATCGGCAATACAAAAGAAATTGTAGAGCTCGTTCGTACGTATCAAACACATATCGGTTTAATTGAAGGTCAAACAAATGAAAAAGAGCTTGTGGTGTACCCATTTATGCAAGATGAGCTAGTCATCGTTGCGTCTAACGATCATCCTCTCGCTCACAAACAGGAAGTATCGATAAACGATTTACAAAACCAACTATGGATTACACGCGAATTAGGGTCTGGCACACGTGAATATTTTAACCATTTTATTCGTTCAAATGGGCTAAAAGTAAAATCACTGATAATTATTAGCAGCAATCAAGGAATAAAAGAAACGTTAATGCACGGAAACGGTTTAGCCCTCCTTTCACGTCATGTCATTGAACAGGAGTTGAATCATAAAAACTTATCGATTGTTTACGTTAAACATTCTCCTTTTTATCGAACATTTTCTTATCTTTATTCGCCGACAATGAAAAACAACAAACTTGTACACTTACTGATTGATTTACTCCAACAAAAAAGGATGTGA